A single Plasmodium knowlesi strain H genome assembly, chromosome: 13 DNA region contains:
- a CDS encoding dicarboxylate/tricarboxylate carrier, putative → MNKDIAKYDLEDSSNVEIKKRSNDQKSLLEKIKPFAVGGASGMFATFCVQPLDMIKVRIQLNAEGANAIKNPFVIGKNIIVNEGVLSLYKGLDAGLTRQIVYTTGRLGLFRTFSDMVKEEGQPLPFYKKCFCALAAGGLGAFMGNPADLSLIRLQADNTLPKELKRNYTGVFNAVYRISKEEGIFALWKGSVPTIARAMSLNLGMLSTYDQSKEYLEKYLGVGMKTNLVASVISGFFAVTLSLPFDFVKTCMQKMKVDPVTKKMPYKNMLDCSLQLYKKGGISIFYASYSTYYVRIAPHAMITLITMDYLNNLLKKFT, encoded by the coding sequence atgaacaaagatATTGCCAAGTACGATTTGGAGGACAGCTCAAatgtagaaataaaaaaaagaagcaatgATCAAAAGAGTCTGTTGGAAAAGATAAAGCCATTTGCAGTGGGTGGAGCCAGTGGAATGTTTGCAACTTTCTGTGTACAGCCACTTGATATGATCAAGGTGCGGATTCAGTTGAATGCTGAAGGAGCAAACGCAATTAAAAATCCATTTGttataggaaaaaatatcatcgTAAATGAAGGTGTACTCTCTCTGTATAAAGGCTTAGATGCAGGCCTTACTCGACAAATTGTTTACACTACGGGAAGGTTAGGATTATTTAGGACATTCTCTGATAtggtaaaggaagaagggcaACCTTTGCCATTTTATAAGAAATGTTTTTGTGCACTCGCTGCCGGAGGGTTAGGTGCCTTTATGGGAAATCCAGCAGATCTGTCTTTAATTAGACTGCAAGCTGATAATACCCTACCCAAAGaattgaaaagaaattatacaGGCGTTTTCAATGCTGTATATAGAATttcaaaagaagaaggaatctTTGCCTTATGGAAAGGATCCGTGCCAACCATTGCACGAGCTATGTCATTGAATTTGGGTATGCTATCCACATATGATCAATCGAAGGaatatttagaaaaatatttaggGGTAGGTATGAAGACTAATCTTGTTGCTAGTGTCATTAGTGGATTCTTTGCAGTCACTCTGAGTTTACCTTTTGATTTTGTCAAAACGTGCatgcagaaaatgaaagtCGATCCTGTAACGAAGAAAATGCCCTACAAAAATATGCTTGACTGCTCACTCCAGTTATACAAAAAGGGCGGTATATCTATCTTCTACGCAAGTTACTCAACATACTATGTACGTATCGCCCCACATGCTATGATTACCCTCATAACTATGGATTACTTGAACAATTTATTAAAGAAATTCACCTAG